A part of Solicola gregarius genomic DNA contains:
- a CDS encoding helix-turn-helix domain-containing protein produces the protein MLEHVGVSPEDESTYRALLRRPQCTVRELAEQVDRPPDLVRRSARRLEELGLLSRTPDHPARLVPTRPDLAVDVLVAARRADLDRAQAGARELLDEMSLPDQYRPESLLEVLTGQDAIAARFAQLVRATERELLVLDRPPYASGAGDSEPRVLGLLGDGVTVHGIYSPDSLQIPGAVEGAYSAADAGERSRIHPAVPMKLAIADRSVALLPLVVDRMVDSALVVHRSALLDALVQMFFLLWDQGVPVVGDSDASDLDRRLLTMLAAGMKDDTIARHLDISSRTVGRRVAELMDRIGAKTRFEAGVHAQRRGLLAD, from the coding sequence GTGCTCGAGCACGTGGGTGTCTCGCCCGAAGACGAGTCGACCTATCGCGCGCTGCTGCGCCGCCCGCAGTGCACGGTCCGCGAGTTGGCCGAGCAGGTGGACCGGCCGCCCGACCTCGTACGCCGCTCGGCTCGCCGCCTCGAGGAGTTGGGGCTGCTGAGCCGTACCCCGGATCATCCTGCTCGCCTTGTCCCCACTCGTCCGGACCTCGCGGTCGACGTGCTCGTCGCGGCGCGACGGGCCGACCTCGACCGCGCCCAGGCGGGCGCTCGTGAGCTGCTCGACGAGATGAGCCTCCCCGACCAGTACCGGCCGGAGAGTCTGCTCGAGGTGCTCACCGGCCAGGACGCGATCGCGGCCCGGTTCGCCCAGCTCGTCCGGGCGACCGAGCGCGAGCTTCTCGTACTGGACCGGCCGCCGTACGCGTCCGGCGCCGGCGACTCGGAGCCGCGGGTGCTCGGTCTCCTCGGCGACGGAGTGACCGTGCACGGAATCTACTCACCCGACTCGTTGCAGATTCCCGGTGCGGTCGAGGGCGCGTACAGCGCCGCAGATGCGGGCGAACGATCCCGCATCCATCCGGCCGTGCCGATGAAGCTCGCAATCGCCGATCGCTCGGTCGCGCTGCTTCCGCTGGTGGTCGACCGCATGGTCGACAGTGCTCTCGTCGTACACCGGAGCGCGTTGCTCGACGCGCTTGTGCAGATGTTCTTCCTGCTCTGGGACCAAGGCGTTCCGGTCGTCGGCGACTCCGACGCATCGGACCTCGATCGGCGGCTGCTCACCATGCTCGCGGCAGGCATGAAGGACGACACCATCGCTCGGCATCTCGACATCAGTAGTCGGACGGTCGGACGGAGAGTGGCCGAGCTGATGGACCGCATCGGAGCGAAGACCAGGTTCGAGGCCGGCGTACACGCTCAGCGTCGCGGACTGCTGGCCGACTGA
- a CDS encoding histone-like nucleoid-structuring protein Lsr2: MARKTVVKITDDLDGTELPDGEGESVRFALDGAEYELDLSAANAQGLRDAITPYIESGRRTGGRRRSGGHTRQVSTEVDTRAVRAWANAKGIKVSSRGRVPQDVIDQYRNAGN; encoded by the coding sequence GTGGCCAGGAAGACCGTAGTCAAGATCACCGACGACCTCGACGGCACCGAACTGCCGGATGGCGAGGGTGAGTCGGTGCGGTTCGCGCTCGACGGCGCCGAGTACGAGCTGGATCTCTCCGCGGCGAATGCGCAGGGTCTGCGCGACGCGATCACGCCGTACATCGAGTCGGGCCGGCGTACGGGTGGTCGGCGACGCTCCGGTGGACACACTCGCCAGGTCAGCACCGAGGTCGACACCCGTGCCGTACGTGCGTGGGCGAACGCCAAGGGGATCAAGGTATCGAGCCGCGGGCGCGTCCCGCAGGACGTCATCGACCAGTACCGCAACGCCGGGAACTGA
- a CDS encoding CpaF family protein: MSPATDTVALAEQVRDRVRERGIDPVRETHTVRRIAEQVAEEYDRRSLTGSVAPIENVTALVGEMVSRVSGFGVLQRYLDDPSVEEVWINEPSRVFIARHGRSELTTTILTADDVRDLVERMLKSSGRRLDVSQPFVDAMLPGGHRLHVVRDGIARGYDAVNIRKFIARAYSLDDLVALGSLTVPVAAFLDASVRAGLNVIVSGGTQSGKTTLLNCLSASIPGSQRVITCEEVFELRFGHPDTVAMQTRQSGLEGTGEIPLRTLVKEALRMRPSRILVGEVRSAECLDLLLALNAGLPGMASLHANSARQALVKMCTLPLLAAENIGARFVVPTVASSVDLVVHVAIDAHGQRRVDEIVAVTGRVENDLIESEAVFTTNDGQLRRMSGVPPRPERYAHAGIDLDHLLATAEI; this comes from the coding sequence GTGTCGCCGGCAACAGACACCGTGGCCCTTGCCGAGCAGGTGCGCGATCGGGTACGCGAGCGTGGCATCGACCCCGTCCGCGAGACGCACACCGTACGACGGATCGCCGAGCAGGTGGCCGAGGAGTACGACCGGCGCAGCCTCACCGGCAGTGTCGCGCCGATCGAGAACGTCACGGCGCTCGTCGGCGAGATGGTGTCGCGGGTGTCCGGGTTCGGTGTGCTCCAGAGGTATCTCGACGACCCGAGCGTCGAGGAGGTCTGGATCAACGAGCCGTCGCGTGTGTTCATCGCGCGTCATGGTCGGTCGGAGCTGACGACGACGATCCTGACCGCAGACGACGTGCGCGACCTGGTCGAGCGAATGCTCAAGTCGAGCGGGCGGCGCCTCGACGTGAGCCAGCCGTTCGTCGATGCCATGCTGCCCGGCGGCCATCGGCTGCACGTCGTACGCGACGGGATCGCGCGTGGCTACGACGCCGTCAACATAAGGAAGTTCATCGCGCGGGCGTACTCGCTCGACGACCTCGTCGCCTTGGGCTCGTTGACCGTGCCGGTGGCGGCGTTCCTCGACGCGAGCGTACGTGCGGGTCTGAACGTCATCGTGTCCGGCGGCACCCAGTCGGGGAAGACGACGCTGCTCAACTGTCTGTCGGCGTCGATTCCGGGGTCGCAGCGCGTCATCACGTGCGAGGAGGTGTTCGAGCTGCGGTTCGGGCATCCCGACACCGTTGCCATGCAGACCCGGCAGTCCGGGTTGGAGGGCACGGGCGAGATTCCCCTTCGTACGTTGGTGAAGGAGGCACTTCGGATGCGCCCGTCGCGGATCCTCGTCGGCGAGGTGCGCTCGGCGGAATGCCTCGACCTATTGCTCGCGTTGAACGCCGGTCTTCCCGGCATGGCAAGCCTGCACGCGAACTCCGCCCGCCAGGCGCTCGTCAAGATGTGCACGCTGCCGCTGCTCGCCGCCGAGAACATCGGGGCGCGGTTCGTCGTACCCACCGTCGCATCGTCGGTCGACCTCGTCGTCCATGTGGCGATCGATGCGCACGGTCAGCGCCGTGTTGACGAGATCGTTGCCGTCACCGGCCGGGTCGAGAACGACCTGATCGAGTCCGAGGCAGTGTTCACGACCAACGACGGCCAGCTGCGCCGCATGTCGGGTGTTCCGCCCAGGCCGGAGCGGTACGCGCACGCGGGCATCGATCTCGATCACCTCCTCGCGACCGCGGAGATCTGA
- a CDS encoding type II secretion system F family protein — translation MGVVIGLLFGLGLLLVWTAISDPEPEHQRRPRTPGLARLLRGAGVEGVTPVGVMLLCTACSVVVGFVILLVSQTWAVAVVFAAMAAYLPIAVLRARQARRRRERREVWPEVVDNLGSAVRAGLSLPEALVELGERGPVPLRDPFEKFALDYQASGRFNASLDLLKERLADPVGDRVVEGLRIARDVGGGDLGAMLRTLSSFLRDDLRTRGELESRQSWTVNGARLAVAAPWCILLLMSFQQDVVSRFSTGAGLVVLGVGASTCVVAYRLMIRLGRLPDERRTLA, via the coding sequence GTGGGGGTGGTGATCGGCCTGCTGTTCGGTCTCGGGCTGCTGCTGGTCTGGACGGCGATCTCCGATCCCGAGCCAGAGCACCAGCGACGCCCGCGCACCCCGGGCCTCGCCAGGCTGCTTCGCGGTGCCGGCGTCGAAGGAGTGACTCCCGTCGGCGTGATGCTGTTGTGCACCGCCTGCTCGGTTGTGGTCGGCTTCGTGATCCTGCTCGTGTCGCAGACCTGGGCCGTCGCCGTCGTGTTCGCGGCGATGGCCGCGTACCTGCCGATCGCCGTGCTGCGCGCGCGACAGGCCCGACGCCGCCGAGAGCGCCGCGAGGTATGGCCAGAGGTGGTCGACAACCTCGGGTCAGCCGTGCGCGCAGGGCTCTCGCTGCCCGAAGCGCTTGTCGAGCTCGGCGAACGCGGGCCCGTGCCATTACGCGACCCGTTCGAGAAGTTCGCCCTGGACTACCAAGCCAGCGGGCGGTTCAACGCGTCCCTCGATCTGCTCAAGGAGCGGCTCGCCGACCCCGTCGGAGACCGCGTCGTCGAAGGCCTTCGCATCGCGAGAGACGTCGGGGGAGGCGATCTCGGCGCAATGCTTCGCACGCTGTCCTCCTTCCTGCGTGACGACCTGCGCACCCGGGGCGAGCTCGAGTCTCGACAGTCCTGGACGGTGAATGGTGCGCGGCTGGCCGTGGCGGCGCCCTGGTGCATCCTGCTGCTGATGTCGTTCCAGCAAGACGTCGTCTCGCGCTTCTCCACCGGGGCGGGTCTCGTCGTGCTCGGAGTCGGAGCGAGTACCTGCGTTGTCGCGTACCGGCTGATGATCAGGCTCGGGCGGCTGCCGGACGAACGACGCACCCTCGCATGA
- a CDS encoding type II secretion system F family protein, whose protein sequence is MSATVLGALLGLSTAAGVWVVVAYALSRRRPALADRVDPYLRDLPEAPRMATEPAPSSRPTAVGWAIFGPSVRRIAGGVERVLGGGATIRRQLDRVGSALTLEQFRVQQALWGLGAFAATAGIGVLWSVRTAVSPLALLLLCAIAFAAGVVARDQALGRSVRHRERRMVEEFPTVTDLLALSVAAGEGPVAALERCVAVSQGELSDELRRVLAEIHTGTRISRALDDLSARTGVPSVARFAEALAVAIDRGTPLVDVLHAQAADVREASRHAMIEDGARREVAMMAPVVFLILPVTVLFAFFPGLVVLQLTSP, encoded by the coding sequence ATGAGCGCCACCGTGCTCGGCGCACTGCTCGGCCTCTCGACCGCGGCCGGCGTCTGGGTCGTGGTCGCGTACGCGTTGTCGCGTCGACGCCCGGCTCTGGCCGATCGCGTCGACCCGTACTTGCGTGACCTTCCCGAGGCCCCGCGGATGGCGACGGAGCCGGCGCCGTCCAGTCGACCCACGGCCGTCGGGTGGGCGATCTTCGGCCCATCCGTCCGACGCATCGCAGGCGGCGTCGAGCGCGTACTCGGCGGCGGTGCGACGATCCGGCGTCAGCTCGACCGCGTCGGGTCGGCGCTCACGCTCGAGCAGTTCCGTGTCCAGCAGGCGCTCTGGGGACTCGGCGCGTTCGCGGCCACCGCGGGCATCGGGGTGCTGTGGTCGGTGCGCACCGCCGTGTCTCCGCTGGCGTTGCTGTTGCTGTGTGCCATCGCATTCGCGGCAGGTGTCGTCGCCAGAGACCAGGCTCTGGGCCGTTCGGTCCGGCATCGCGAACGACGCATGGTCGAGGAGTTCCCGACGGTCACCGACCTGCTCGCCCTGTCGGTGGCTGCGGGGGAGGGGCCGGTCGCTGCGCTGGAACGATGTGTCGCGGTGAGCCAGGGGGAGCTGTCCGACGAGCTGCGTCGAGTCCTCGCCGAGATCCACACCGGGACCCGGATCTCCCGTGCGCTTGACGATCTGAGCGCTCGGACGGGTGTTCCCAGCGTCGCCCGGTTCGCAGAGGCCCTTGCCGTTGCGATCGATCGAGGCACACCGCTCGTCGACGTCTTGCACGCCCAGGCCGCCGACGTACGCGAGGCGAGCAGGCACGCAATGATCGAAGACGGTGCGCGTCGCGAGGTCGCGATGATGGCGCCGGTGGTCTTCCTGATCCTGCCGGTCACGGTGCTCTTCGCGTTCTTCCCCGGTCTCGTCGTTCTGCAGCTGACGTCGCCGTGA
- a CDS encoding TadE/TadG family type IV pilus assembly protein, with the protein MVVLVPLVLGILQVGLVLHVRNTLTSAASEAARQAATVDGTSSTAEQRAHDLIDDTVGAEYATSIDAAPTSVDGYPGVEVRIEASVPALGLFGPGVQLAVEGHAVQERPS; encoded by the coding sequence ATGGTGGTGCTGGTACCCCTCGTCCTCGGGATCCTCCAGGTCGGCCTCGTACTGCACGTACGCAACACCCTCACGTCGGCGGCATCGGAGGCGGCACGTCAGGCGGCGACCGTCGACGGCACGTCGTCGACCGCCGAGCAGCGCGCGCACGACCTCATCGATGACACCGTCGGCGCCGAGTACGCGACGTCGATCGACGCGGCACCGACCAGCGTCGACGGATACCCCGGTGTCGAGGTGCGGATCGAGGCGTCGGTACCCGCTCTCGGGCTGTTCGGGCCGGGCGTGCAGCTTGCGGTCGAGGGCCACGCCGTCCAGGAGCGTCCGTCGTGA
- a CDS encoding pilus assembly protein TadG-related protein, which produces MRRRTDRGQVGVMIIGFFALASILMAVVVDVSSAYLRRTAMNNIADGAALAAADAVQGEQVYASGLGEEAPIDAVVAGEYVSAYLADCGAIADYPGLRWRVEQDGDQIRVRVSAPLDLPLRVAGWGDGVTVAGEASVLVRVS; this is translated from the coding sequence GTGAGGCGGCGGACCGATCGCGGCCAGGTCGGCGTGATGATCATCGGGTTCTTCGCGCTCGCCAGCATCCTGATGGCGGTCGTCGTCGACGTCTCGTCTGCGTACCTGCGACGCACCGCGATGAACAACATCGCAGACGGTGCGGCACTGGCGGCCGCAGACGCGGTGCAAGGCGAGCAGGTCTACGCGTCGGGGCTCGGTGAGGAAGCGCCGATCGATGCGGTCGTCGCCGGCGAGTACGTCTCTGCGTACCTCGCCGACTGCGGAGCGATCGCCGACTACCCCGGGCTGCGCTGGCGGGTCGAGCAGGACGGTGACCAGATCCGCGTTCGGGTCAGCGCACCGCTCGATCTTCCGCTGCGTGTCGCGGGGTGGGGTGACGGGGTGACGGTGGCCGGTGAGGCGTCCGTACTCGTACGAGTATCCTGA
- a CDS encoding cysteine peptidase family C39 domain-containing protein, which produces MNMRFSVSAAAVALLSATVLSAPVSAADQETPSDPSDNWPPTNARTSSPGSVPPTTITPAMQREIDRVVAAGSSGARLAPSASARALASAKIRCATFESQRYCLNYGWTTRTAAELRRDLVSRESTAMRTGGRQTGDADLLDSLRAGARMAPQAQAAADRAELRRAAAATSKVVELRHELEGTAYPAGYFARHPEARAATTERKLTYPKRYYVLNWHHVREQRRSYWCGPTTMQLIAWGWHGKGSVRPQSLWARRLGTTTSGSGIWNMVAAVNKYTGFDKKKYAGKYIVLDISGYGYKKWLSLNKRHYAKYRAPIVMHPVLDARYFDYLHGYSGGGHFQVGRGYNNRGKNPATIGLFEPWNPRRFNSSAPYVARLQYHRAYMSYLANKAHPQQNIGV; this is translated from the coding sequence ATGAATATGCGCTTCTCGGTGAGCGCGGCAGCCGTCGCCCTGCTCAGCGCAACCGTGCTGTCGGCGCCGGTATCGGCCGCCGACCAAGAAACCCCGTCCGATCCGTCCGACAACTGGCCACCCACCAACGCACGTACGAGCTCGCCCGGCAGCGTGCCGCCGACGACGATCACCCCCGCCATGCAACGCGAGATAGACCGCGTGGTCGCGGCCGGAAGCTCCGGCGCACGGCTCGCCCCGTCGGCGAGCGCACGAGCGCTCGCGTCCGCCAAGATCCGCTGCGCGACGTTCGAGTCGCAGCGCTACTGCCTCAACTACGGGTGGACTACCCGTACTGCAGCCGAGCTCCGGCGCGATCTCGTCTCGCGAGAGTCGACTGCGATGCGGACGGGAGGTCGCCAGACCGGCGACGCGGACCTGCTCGACTCCCTGCGCGCGGGCGCCCGGATGGCACCGCAGGCGCAGGCCGCGGCCGACCGTGCGGAGCTACGACGTGCCGCCGCTGCGACCAGCAAGGTGGTGGAGCTTCGGCACGAGCTCGAAGGCACGGCGTACCCGGCGGGCTACTTCGCCCGGCACCCCGAGGCACGCGCCGCAACGACCGAGCGCAAGCTGACGTACCCGAAGCGCTACTACGTGCTCAACTGGCATCACGTACGTGAACAGCGACGCTCGTACTGGTGCGGTCCCACCACCATGCAACTGATCGCTTGGGGTTGGCACGGCAAGGGCAGCGTCAGGCCGCAGTCGCTGTGGGCCCGACGGCTCGGCACCACCACGAGCGGCAGCGGGATCTGGAACATGGTCGCCGCCGTCAACAAGTACACCGGCTTCGACAAGAAGAAGTACGCCGGCAAGTACATCGTCTTGGACATCAGCGGCTACGGCTACAAGAAGTGGCTCAGCCTCAACAAGCGCCACTACGCCAAGTACCGTGCCCCGATCGTGATGCACCCCGTGCTCGACGCGAGGTACTTCGACTACCTCCACGGCTACTCCGGCGGTGGACACTTCCAGGTCGGACGCGGCTACAACAACCGCGGCAAGAACCCAGCGACGATCGGTCTGTTCGAACCGTGGAACCCGCGGCGCTTCAACTCCAGCGCACCGTACGTGGCACGGCTGCAGTACCACCGCGCGTACATGAGCTACCTCGCGAACAAGGCCCATCCCCAGCAGAACATCGGGGTCTGA
- the prfB gene encoding peptide chain release factor 2, whose protein sequence is MAGTDFDTQIKQLDATLRSIENVLDLDGMRGEIADLQEQVGAPDLWDDQANAQRVTGRLSVLQAELERTTGLRQRLDDLGVLVELAQEESDADTLAEAEADLRRIHKAIEALEVRTLLSGEYDSREALISVRSGAGGVDAADFAEMLMRMYVRWAERHKYPTEVYDTSYAEEAGIKSATFAVKAPYAYGTLSVESGTHRLVRISPFDNQGRRQTSFAAIEVVPVLEQTDEIDIPEDEIKVDVYRSSGPGGQSVNTTDSAVRLTHIPTGIVVSCQNEKSQLQNKATAMVILKAKLLAVRKAEERATLDELRGDVAASWGDQMRNYVLHPYQMVKDLRTEYETGNTSAVFDGEIDDFIEAGIRWRRSHETATAAS, encoded by the coding sequence GTGGCCGGTACCGATTTCGACACCCAGATCAAGCAGCTCGACGCGACCCTGCGCTCGATCGAGAACGTTCTCGACCTCGACGGCATGCGCGGCGAGATCGCCGATCTGCAGGAGCAGGTCGGTGCACCGGATCTCTGGGACGACCAGGCCAACGCGCAGCGAGTGACGGGCCGGCTGTCCGTGCTCCAGGCAGAGCTCGAGCGTACGACCGGGCTGCGTCAGCGACTCGACGACCTCGGCGTGCTCGTGGAGCTCGCGCAGGAGGAGTCCGACGCCGACACGTTGGCCGAGGCGGAGGCCGATCTCAGGCGCATCCACAAGGCGATCGAAGCACTCGAGGTACGTACCCTGCTGTCCGGCGAGTACGACTCCCGCGAGGCGCTCATCTCCGTACGTTCCGGCGCCGGCGGCGTCGATGCCGCCGACTTCGCCGAGATGCTGATGCGCATGTACGTCCGCTGGGCCGAGCGACACAAGTACCCGACCGAGGTGTACGACACGTCGTACGCCGAGGAGGCCGGCATCAAGTCGGCGACGTTCGCGGTCAAGGCGCCGTACGCGTACGGCACGCTGTCGGTCGAGTCGGGCACGCACCGCCTGGTACGCATCTCGCCGTTCGACAACCAGGGCCGGCGACAGACGTCGTTCGCGGCGATCGAGGTCGTTCCGGTGCTCGAGCAGACCGACGAGATCGACATACCCGAGGACGAGATCAAGGTCGACGTCTACCGCTCGTCGGGTCCCGGCGGGCAGAGCGTCAACACCACCGACTCCGCCGTGAGGTTGACGCACATCCCGACCGGCATCGTGGTGAGCTGCCAGAACGAGAAGAGCCAGCTACAGAACAAGGCGACCGCGATGGTCATCCTGAAGGCCAAGCTGCTCGCCGTACGCAAGGCCGAGGAGCGTGCCACGCTGGACGAGCTACGCGGCGACGTCGCGGCCTCGTGGGGCGACCAGATGCGCAACTACGTGCTGCATCCGTACCAGATGGTCAAGGATCTTCGTACCGAGTACGAGACCGGCAACACCAGCGCGGTCTTCGACGGCGAGATCGACGACTTCATAGAGGCGGGCATCCGCTGGCGGCGCAGCCACGAGACCGCCACCGCGGCGTCCTGA
- a CDS encoding amidase, translated as MAAVPDAVRSSLSGIAARDSELNSFVHLDDAAPGAPAVPGPLSGRPVAVKDNIAVRGAPWGCGSATRRAERPAHRDAEVVRRLREAGAVVIGTTNLDEFAMGASTESSAWGPTLNPWDTERSPGGSSGGSAAAAAAYDVLALGTDTGGSIREPAAQCGVVGVKPSHGGVPLDGVVPFAPSLDTVGPLARTVADAALLHDVLAGSTPQLAAAAEAGRIAPMLADLTIGVVEQMSGDRNSPEICAQFVRACEALVAHGARLRHVQLARTGEALPTYYAISSAEALIVLESHAMLGELGDEAAQRLEIARTLGGSDQLREAFSVREMVARDVGHCFESCDVLVSPTMPLVAPPLGRRGVDDPLAIPRTDWWTVEANLAGVPAMSMPCGVGSDTGLPVGLQLMAPHGLDARLYRVAAAIEPDLAQI; from the coding sequence ATGGCAGCCGTGCCGGATGCCGTGCGGTCGTCGCTGTCCGGCATTGCGGCACGTGACTCGGAGCTGAACTCGTTCGTACACCTCGACGACGCGGCACCCGGCGCGCCGGCAGTTCCCGGCCCGCTGAGCGGCCGACCGGTCGCGGTGAAGGACAACATCGCCGTACGCGGTGCGCCGTGGGGGTGCGGTTCGGCGACTCGGCGCGCCGAGCGGCCGGCGCATCGTGATGCCGAGGTGGTACGCCGGTTGCGCGAAGCGGGCGCGGTGGTCATCGGCACGACGAACCTCGACGAGTTCGCGATGGGTGCGTCGACGGAGAGCTCGGCATGGGGTCCGACGCTCAACCCCTGGGACACCGAACGCAGTCCCGGCGGCTCGAGCGGGGGGTCGGCGGCCGCGGCGGCCGCGTACGACGTGCTGGCACTCGGCACCGACACCGGCGGCTCCATCCGCGAGCCGGCTGCACAGTGCGGGGTCGTCGGGGTGAAGCCGAGCCACGGCGGCGTTCCGCTCGATGGCGTCGTGCCGTTCGCTCCGAGCCTCGATACGGTCGGGCCGCTCGCGCGTACCGTCGCCGACGCGGCACTGCTGCACGACGTCCTCGCCGGGTCGACCCCCCAGCTCGCCGCCGCGGCCGAGGCCGGGCGGATCGCCCCGATGCTTGCCGACCTGACGATCGGCGTCGTCGAGCAGATGTCCGGCGATCGCAACTCCCCCGAGATCTGCGCCCAGTTCGTACGCGCCTGCGAGGCGCTGGTCGCGCACGGCGCACGGCTTCGGCACGTCCAGCTCGCCCGCACGGGCGAAGCGCTGCCGACGTACTACGCCATCTCGTCGGCAGAGGCGCTGATCGTGCTCGAGAGCCATGCCATGCTCGGGGAGCTCGGCGACGAGGCGGCGCAGCGGCTGGAGATCGCGCGGACGCTCGGCGGCTCCGACCAGCTACGCGAGGCGTTCTCGGTACGCGAGATGGTGGCGCGCGATGTCGGTCACTGCTTCGAGTCCTGCGATGTGCTGGTGAGCCCGACCATGCCTCTCGTCGCCCCACCACTGGGCAGGCGTGGTGTTGACGACCCGCTCGCCATCCCGCGTACGGACTGGTGGACGGTCGAGGCGAACCTCGCGGGTGTACCGGCGATGTCCATGCCGTGCGGGGTGGGATCGGACACCGGTCTACCGGTCGGACTACAGCTCATGGCGCCGCACGGACTCGACGCCCGGCTCTATCGGGTCGCGGCCGCCATCGAGCCCGACCTCGCCCAGATCTGA
- a CDS encoding asparagine synthase-related protein — protein MCGIVAIHDPVTTHAELGHQMLDRVRHRGPDGYGSRTVGDTWLGHTRLAIVDLADGDQPLGSDDGHWVVANGEIYNHSDLREDAGYAFRTRSDSEAALAAARSGSDDDLAELRGMFAFVVAHADGTVLAARDPLGVKPLYWVRDGSMTAFASELGAFDPQTRPHVEEFPPGFRWSPESGLARFRDLRTDVAPVESRDDAIAAIRSSFVDSVRYRMMGDVPVGVFLSGGLDSSLVAAVMARYADPSRGPIHSFAAGTKDSTDLAAARRVADHLGLEHHERVFGPDEVVAVLPDVVGCMESYEPSLVRSGVPNYLLSELASTTVKVVLTGEGADELFAGYDHLRAIDHEQLAEELIRSVEGLHNLNLQRCDRVTMAHGLEARVPFLDRSLVYLAQRIPIEWKLPRERGQEKALLREAFAGWLPDDILWRPKEQFGDGSGMADVMQREAYRVAADRDWQAVRVAGLPAPRSREELAYQRMFADHLEGVHPRVLGRFATA, from the coding sequence GTGTGCGGCATTGTCGCGATCCACGACCCCGTCACCACCCATGCGGAGCTCGGCCACCAGATGCTCGACCGGGTCCGCCACCGGGGCCCCGACGGCTACGGCTCGCGTACCGTCGGTGACACCTGGCTCGGCCATACCCGGCTCGCGATCGTCGACCTTGCCGACGGCGACCAGCCGCTCGGCTCCGACGACGGGCACTGGGTGGTCGCGAACGGCGAGATCTACAACCACAGTGATCTCCGCGAGGACGCCGGGTACGCGTTCCGGACCCGTTCGGACAGTGAGGCAGCGCTCGCAGCGGCGAGGAGCGGCTCGGACGACGACCTGGCGGAGCTACGAGGCATGTTCGCCTTCGTCGTCGCGCATGCCGACGGCACGGTGCTCGCGGCGCGCGACCCGCTCGGCGTCAAGCCGTTGTACTGGGTACGCGACGGCTCCATGACGGCGTTCGCCTCCGAGCTGGGTGCGTTCGACCCGCAGACGCGCCCGCACGTCGAGGAGTTCCCGCCGGGCTTCCGCTGGTCGCCCGAGTCGGGCCTTGCCCGTTTCCGCGACCTGCGTACGGATGTCGCGCCGGTGGAGTCGCGCGATGACGCCATCGCCGCGATCCGCTCGTCGTTCGTCGACTCGGTGCGGTACCGGATGATGGGTGACGTACCGGTCGGCGTGTTCCTCTCCGGTGGGCTCGACTCCAGCCTCGTCGCCGCGGTCATGGCCCGCTACGCCGACCCGTCGCGCGGGCCGATCCACTCGTTCGCCGCGGGTACGAAGGACAGCACGGATCTCGCCGCGGCACGCCGCGTCGCCGACCACCTCGGCCTCGAGCACCACGAGCGCGTGTTCGGCCCCGACGAGGTCGTCGCGGTGCTCCCCGATGTCGTCGGCTGCATGGAGTCGTACGAGCCCTCTTTGGTACGCAGTGGAGTGCCCAACTACCTGCTCTCCGAGCTCGCGTCCACGACGGTCAAGGTCGTGCTCACCGGCGAAGGTGCCGACGAGCTCTTCGCCGGGTACGACCATCTGCGCGCGATCGACCACGAACAGCTCGCCGAGGAGCTGATCCGCAGCGTCGAGGGCCTGCACAACCTCAACCTGCAGCGCTGCGACCGGGTCACGATGGCGCATGGCCTCGAGGCGCGGGTGCCGTTCCTCGACCGCAGCCTGGTGTACCTCGCCCAGCGCATCCCGATCGAGTGGAAGCTGCCGCGCGAGCGCGGTCAGGAGAAGGCGCTGCTGCGCGAGGCGTTCGCCGGCTGGCTGCCCGACGACATCCTGTGGCGGCCGAAGGAGCAGTTCGGCGACGGCAGCGGCATGGCCGATGTGATGCAGCGCGAGGCGTACCGTGTCGCGGCCGACCGCGACTGGCAGGCGGTACGCGTCGCGGGGCTGCCCGCACCGCGTAGCCGCGAGGAGCTCGCGTACCAACGCATGTTCGCCGACCATCTCGAAGGCGTGCACCCGCGGGTGCTCGGGCGATTCGCGACGGCCTGA